A region from the Bubalus kerabau isolate K-KA32 ecotype Philippines breed swamp buffalo chromosome 12, PCC_UOA_SB_1v2, whole genome shotgun sequence genome encodes:
- the MAB21L1 gene encoding putative nucleotidyltransferase MAB21L1: protein MIAAQAKLVYHLNKYYNEKCQARKAAIAKTIREVCKVVSDVLKEVEVQEPRFISSLNEMDNRYEGLEVISPTEFEVVLYLNQMGVFNFVDDGSLPGCAVLKLSDGRKRSMSLWVEFITASGYLSARKIRSRFQTLVAQAVDKCSYRDVVKMVADTSEVKLRIRDRYVVQITPAFKCTGIWPRSAAHWPLPHIPWPGPNRVAEVKAEGFNLLSKECHSLAGKQSSAESDAWVLQFAEAENRLQMGGCRKKCLSILKTLRDRHLELPGQPLNNYHMKTLVSYECEKHPRESDWDESCLGDRLNGILLQLISCLQCRRCPHYFLPNLDLFQGKPHSALENAAKQTWRLAREILTNPKSLEKL from the coding sequence ATGATAGCGGCCCAAGCCAAGCTGGTTTACCATCTGAATAAATACTACAACGAAAAATGCCAAGCCAGGAAAGCTGCCATTGCCAAAACCATCCGGGAAGTCTGCAAAGTAGTTTCCGACGTCCTGAAGGAGGTGGAGGTGCAGGAGCCCCGGTTCATCAGCTCTCTCAACGAGATGGACAATCGCTACGAGGGCCTCGAGGTCATCTCCCCCACCGAATTCGAAGTGGTGCTTTACCTTAACCAGATGGGGGTGTTCAACTTTGTGGACGACGGCTCGCTGCCCGGCTGCGCCGTGCTCAAGTTGAGCGACGGCCGCAAGAGGAGCATGTCCCTCTGGGTGGAATTCATTACTGCCTCCGGCTACCTCTCGGCGCGCAAAATCCGGTCCAGGTTTCAGacgctggtggctcaggcggtagaCAAGTGTAGCTACAGGGATGTGGTAAAGATGGTGGCGGACACCAGCGAAGTGAAACTGAGGATCCGAGACAGGTACGTGGTGCAGATCACCCCGGCTTTTAAATGCACCGGGATCTGGCCCAGGAGTGCTGCCCACTGGCCACTTCCCCACATCCCCTGGCCGGGACCCAACCGGGTGGCGGAGGTCAAAGCGGAAGGGTTCAATCTCTTGTCCAAGGAGTGCCACTCCCTGGCCGGCAAGCAGAGCTCGGCCGAGAGCGACGCCTGGGTGCTGCAGTTCGCGGAAGCGGAGAACAGACTGCAGATGGGGGGCTGCAGGAAGAAATGCCTCTCCATCCTCAAAACCTTGCGGGATCGTCACCTGGAACTGCCGGGCCAGCCCCTCAACAACTACCACATGAAGACTCTGGTTTCCTACGAGTGCGAGAAGCATCCCCGGGAGTCGGACTGGGACGAGTCCTGCCTGGGTGACAGGCTGAACGGGATTTTGCTGCAACTCATCTCCTGCCTGCAGTGCCGGCGCTGTCCTCACTACTTCCTACCGAACTTAGATCTGTTTCAAGGCAAACCTCACTCGGCTCTAGAGAACGCTGCCAAACAAACGTGGCGACTGGCGAGGGAGATCCTGACCAACCCGAAAAGTTTAGAGAAACTTTAG